Below is a window of Verrucomicrobiota bacterium DNA.
TTTTCAAAGCCATCGAAGCCGACGCTGCCCAGCGGGTTGAAGACTAACTCCTCCCTCCATCCCCTCTTCCTTCTCCGCCGCGCCATCAGCCCATTCGGGCATTCCGAAGGCCGTCAAAAAAAGACGGGGTCTTCTGAGCCGTCCTGCTGAGACGAGACGGGGCGTTCCTCCATGAAAATCCTCCTCTCCACCACTTCCTACCAAGACACTCCAGGGCCCCATCACGAGCTTCTTGCGACCTTCGGGGCCGAGATCCATCAGGAACGCGGCCCCTTGTCTGAAGAGCAGATGCTAGCGCTGGCAGGACAGTTCGATGCGCTCCTGTGTGGCGATGACGCCCTCACCCGCCCCGTCATCGAAAGCTCCCTGCCCCGGCTGAAGGTCATCGCCAAGTATGGCATCGGAGTCGATAAGATCGACGTCGCCTGCGCCACCGAACACGGCATCCCCGTCAGCTACACGCCGGGGGTCAATCACACCACCGTGGCCGAGCATGTCTTCGCCCTTCTTCTCGGGCTCCAGAAAAACCTCGTCCAGCAGGCTCATGCCACGGCCTCCGGCCAGTGGGCCCGCCAGACCGGGCGAGAGATTTTCGGGAAAACCATGGGCATCATCGGCCTCGGTCGCGTGGGCCAGGAAGTGGCCCTCCGGGCTCGAGCCTTTGGCCTCACTTGCCTGGGGTATGGGAACCACTGGCCGGAAGCGTTTTGCCGAACCCACCAGGTCGAGCGGCGCCGGGAACTCCGCCAGCTTCTCCGCGAGAGCGACATCATCTCGCTCCACACCCACCTCACCCCAGCCACCCACCACCTCCTCAACGCCGAGACCCTGCGAGAGGTCAGACCCGGAGCCGTCCTTCTGAACTGTGGTCGCGGCGAACTCGTCGAAACCGGCAGCCTCCTGGCCGCCCTCGAAAGTGGCCAACTGGCCGGCTACGGGGCGGACGTGCTCGACCAAGAACCCCCCTCTCCGGATCACCCGCTCCTCGGGGCCAAGAACTGCCTCCTCACCCCCCACGTCGGCTCGCGCACCCACGAATCCGTGCAGCGCCAAGCGGCTATGGCCACCGAAAACCTCCTCCGCCTGCTCCAAGGAAAAAAACCCCTCGCCCAAGTCAACGACGTCCCCCCGCCACCGCCCTTCCTGCCCGTCTAATACCAAGCTGCAGAATTGGCTGGTAGAATGGCCGCGTGGATTTCGGACCAGACCAAGGCACGACGAGGGCGCGGTGCAGGCACCGTAACCGAGGAGCAACGCAGGGCTGGCTCGAAAGACACCGGCTCTCCCTTCCACGCGCTTCAGCGCCTCTTCCCCACAACACCTTCCCTCCATTCTTCCAGTGAATTCTGGAGGTTGGTATAATACCAATCCACATTATTTATTGGTATAAAAAGCCCCCCAGAGGGTGGTCGAAACCTAGCTCGTCAGCTCTCGCAGAACCAAGGCGCGCCGCACCTTCCCCAGATCGCTCCTGGGAAAACGCTCCAGAGCGTGAACCGACGAAAGCCGCTCCAAACCAGAAGCCGCGCCATTCCAGCTGGCTCGC
It encodes the following:
- a CDS encoding phosphoglycerate dehydrogenase, with amino-acid sequence MKILLSTTSYQDTPGPHHELLATFGAEIHQERGPLSEEQMLALAGQFDALLCGDDALTRPVIESSLPRLKVIAKYGIGVDKIDVACATEHGIPVSYTPGVNHTTVAEHVFALLLGLQKNLVQQAHATASGQWARQTGREIFGKTMGIIGLGRVGQEVALRARAFGLTCLGYGNHWPEAFCRTHQVERRRELRQLLRESDIISLHTHLTPATHHLLNAETLREVRPGAVLLNCGRGELVETGSLLAALESGQLAGYGADVLDQEPPSPDHPLLGAKNCLLTPHVGSRTHESVQRQAAMATENLLRLLQGKKPLAQVNDVPPPPPFLPV